Genomic segment of Drosophila biarmipes strain raj3 chromosome 2L, RU_DBia_V1.1, whole genome shotgun sequence:
tagaacaatgcttggtactatttttatacaaaatcaaagaggtgacattgactctgcagaacttttaaaccgcctaaaattcaacgttcccgttagactaacacgaaattattatcctctaaatttgccacgatgtacatcaaatttttgtctgcacgagccctttcgcggcTATATCTATATGATTTTAGGCTATCCCCAATCTGCCAATATAAAGTGTATGTTTGTACAACGTCTGATAGTGAAGCCCTGtgcaaatttttatttgcaccCCCTTTTTTAATGGGGAAAATCCGAAGTGCAATCGCTGCTAAGCGATTTTCTCAAAAACCGACGGCTTTAGCTTAATGATACTTTCAGACAAGAAGCTTGAATTAACACGGCCAATAACCGGGATTACCGTGCACGTTGTTACAACCTCTGTGAGGGAAgcaataaacaaaattgttcTGATCcgatttttaaagtaattttttaataaatagctAGAAGTCGGATGTGTTCGCAACTATCTAGATCGATAGATATTTGATTTTAAGCAAATTTGCATtccgtccgattttgataaaatttaattcgaaattcagaactaattaaaaactgttatttccaagcttagaaggtgatatgtaaaaaaaacaccgaagatataattttttctccgatagttcctatgggagctataagatatagttttccgatccggctggttccgacttatatactacctgcaatagatagaagacttttgggaatgtttcagcccgatagctttagaactgagagactagtttgcgtagaaacggacggacggacatggctagatcgactcttcTAGTGACGGTGggggttggaaacgtctccttcactgcgttgaaaTCTTCTCACTGTAATCATtatatcctctgcaagggtataaaaattggccCCGTGTTCCAATTTCCACCGTTCCCCAATCGCCGCTAAGTCACCGACACTAGTTTGACGCAGTTTTATGCATATGTTGTACATTTTCCCAGATAAAAGAAACTACGGTCACTTTGGCTTAAAACGTGTTTTCAGTGTGGCTCAAAATGGGAAAATTGGAGGTTTATTCAGgtaattaatgaaaaatttgACGTTTTTGAGGTATCCATTTAATAAATCAACCTTAGTGGTTCCTCTACGCACCAATCCTCATGCCGAAATCTGCCCCATCGTCTTCATGCGGGAGCACTTTATTCATCTGACGGATCCTAACAAACCCAAGGGTCGCACACTCATTCTGCTCAATATTCCGCCTTACGTGGCAGAGGAGAGCCTGAAAAAGGTCTTCAGTCCGGCGGGAAGCATTGAGGCCGTTGAGTTCGCCTTTAGGCCGGGAAAAGACAATAACATCAAATGGTACAAGAGCAACAGGAGACCGCGGCTGCCCTTTATCTTTAAGGTGGCGTACATTGTGTTTGAGAAAGCCAACAGCATCAACAAGGCCCTGTCCTTGAGAAGTATCGACCTCTTCAACACCAGCGGCGAGTGCATTGTCAAAACTGGCATGGAGCTTTGCCATGAGGAATACCAGCAGAACTACCTTTTGGAGCCTAACAAGACGAGGGTACAGATCAGCAAACACATAGCCGGGTACGACAAGTGGGAACGAGCTGTGAAGGAGTCGGCTAAGAGCGGAGAAGTCGATGCCGAAGGATGGGTCACAGTAGGCAAGGAGGGGCGTATCGCTGGATTTGAGCAAAAGGGCTCCCTGGTTGGTCGCCTGGAACAAAAGAGGCCCAAGGAAAAGAAGTCCAAAGAACTGAAGAACTTTTACACCTTCCAGATCCGCGACAGTAAGATGCagaatattttagaaatgcgCAAGAAGTTTATGGAGGACAAGCGAAAGATCGAGCTGCTTAAGCAGTCGCGTCGCTTCAAACCGTTTTAGTCAGTAGGCATTggttaaaaatcaataacatttctttttaTGATACCAGAAAGACCCAACCCAAAATATTACCTTGGCTTTTGCCACAGACACTAACGTGACCAAGTTCTTACCatgttaaaatacaaatgGTCATTGGCCCGAAAGCTGAAAAACATATGAAAAATCGGCAATGAAGCTCAGCACAACAATAACGTATGGTTAGTTTGAGAAAGATACAAATGCTTTGCTTATTATTTGAAATCATAATCATGGCTGTGGCGTTATAGAGCCAGAAATAGTATTCGCAGACCATACATTATGCGATCACTTCTCTATACAACCAAGTCGTAAATTCTGGGTTTTTTGTGCTTGACGCACACGTatccaaaagaaaaaaaaaaagagatacCCTGCAGTACCATTCAGCACTGGATGAGCACCGAATCACCACAAAGTGCTCATTACTCAGCGCTCATTCAGTGCTCAGTTTGTTTGAaaatgactgactgactgaaaACTACTCAGCGCAGCTTGAGCGCTTAGcagatatataaaaaataaataaactttttgtttgattttattgatttgatttACAATGTGGGCTCGGGTGTTGCTGCGGTTGTTGAGTACCCAGGACCTTCTGCATCGTGGGCCTTCCGCTTAAGGCAGCTCAAGTTCTCAACACATCTTATTGCCTTTTGCAGCGCTTTCTCCAAAGGCTCGGATGGTTTTATCTGAgagattttcaaaataaaacgatttacgaataaatttgtaagttttattttttccactcattattaatacttattttattatttgttacttaatatatttttttgcagttgccgaaaaattgcattttcctaGTGACTTCAAATTTGAGatgtttgaaatttttatttaaaagtcaTTAAGTTTTACGAACAAACTTCTCTTATTTTTGGTCACTAGCAAGTTTGCACAcaatatgattttaatattatttcacaGATTTGTGTTTAATgtcttttactttaaaaattgaacttTCTTAATGCTATTTTTTCCGGCACTGTGTTTCTTGGgaaacttgttttttattaatgtatgTATAAATTAACTTTAGTTAGTTCGactattataaataaatggtgTGAGTGACTTATCtgtgattatttttttgttttaataattaaacaagaaaagaagctaacttcggcaagccgaagttataagaaataatctacTTTAgcaacaccatgtgaaatttttaagaaggGTTGacggcttcagtgatattaaaaaaaatatttcatatttttagacCAATTTTTTTACATGGTAGAATAATccgatttttgttaaattgatttcgaaattcttaaaaatataaaaaattatattcccaatattataagataatatgtcaaaaagccccaaagctataatttgtttcatattatttccaagctaagaaggttatatgttaaaaagcaccaaagatataattttttcatattttccgactaaatttccgattgtttctatggcagctatatgataaagtcgtccgatttgaataaaatttaatttaaaattcagaactaattaaacaatgttatttccaagctcaggaggttatatgtcgaaaagcaccaaagctataatttgtttcatgttatttaccaccaattttccggcCGTTTCTATGAGAGCTATAttatagtcgtcagattttgaaaaaaatttaatagaaaatctagaaataaaaaaatgttatttccaagctcaggttatattttaaaaaacaccaaagatataattttttacccttgcaaagggtataatgtgaaggagacgttttcgaacCCAGGAAGTATAGTACagtatagtatagtatatagatctagccatgtccgtctatccgtccgtttctatgcaaactagtctctcagttttaaagctatcgggctgaaactttccaaaaagtcttctttgtatttcaggtagtatataagtcggaaccatcgggatcagacaactatatattaTCGCTCCCATAGGACCTATCAGGAActatcaatttaaaaacatatatatcttcggtgttttttaacgtataaccttctaagcttggaaaaaacatttttttattagttctgaatttcgaattaaattttttcaaaatcggacgactatatcatatagcttctaTAGGAACGAttgaaaaattagtggtaaaataatataaaaaaattatatctttggtgtttaaaaaaaaacctccTGAGCTtgccaataatattttttcattagttttaaattttgaattatattttattaaaatctgacggttatatcatatagctctcaTAGAAACGAtgggaaaattagtgggaaaataacatgaaacaaattttaactttggtgctttttgacttataaccttctgagcttggaaataacatttttaaattagttctgaattttgaattaaatttcttcaaaatcggacgactatatcataaagctgccatagaaacaatcgaaaATTT
This window contains:
- the LOC108023829 gene encoding ribosomal RNA-processing protein 7 homolog A; this translates as MGKLEVYSVVPLRTNPHAEICPIVFMREHFIHLTDPNKPKGRTLILLNIPPYVAEESLKKVFSPAGSIEAVEFAFRPGKDNNIKWYKSNRRPRLPFIFKVAYIVFEKANSINKALSLRSIDLFNTSGECIVKTGMELCHEEYQQNYLLEPNKTRVQISKHIAGYDKWERAVKESAKSGEVDAEGWVTVGKEGRIAGFEQKGSLVGRLEQKRPKEKKSKELKNFYTFQIRDSKMQNILEMRKKFMEDKRKIELLKQSRRFKPF